A single genomic interval of Flavihumibacter rivuli harbors:
- a CDS encoding ABC transporter substrate-binding protein, whose amino-acid sequence MPECIDQMGRIVLLGDLPKRIISLVPSQTELLFHLGLEKETVGITRFCIHPDDWFRTKTRIGGTKDIRPERIHQLQPNLIIANKEENQKEQIESLAAHYPVWISDVNDLASALEMILGIGEITGRTAPAESLVSVIQEGFLGLEPIKNKPRTTYLIWKDPYMTAGSDTFIHSMMEKCGFNNIFGSRQRYPVTTVGEIRELGCELLLLSSEPYPFAEKHILELQEQLPGTTILLVNGEYFSWYGSRLQWAPSYFKKLLNSLP is encoded by the coding sequence ATGCCTGAATGTATTGATCAGATGGGCAGGATCGTCCTGTTGGGTGATCTCCCTAAAAGGATCATTTCGCTTGTCCCTTCACAAACCGAACTTCTTTTTCACCTTGGACTGGAAAAGGAAACGGTAGGCATTACCCGTTTTTGCATCCACCCGGACGATTGGTTCCGAACCAAAACAAGGATCGGCGGCACCAAGGATATTCGGCCGGAAAGGATCCACCAACTACAACCCAACCTTATCATTGCCAATAAGGAAGAAAACCAAAAAGAACAGATCGAGAGCCTTGCCGCGCATTATCCCGTTTGGATAAGCGATGTGAATGACCTGGCATCAGCCCTGGAGATGATCCTGGGAATAGGGGAAATCACCGGCAGGACAGCCCCTGCTGAAAGCCTGGTTTCGGTTATACAAGAAGGTTTCCTTGGATTGGAGCCGATCAAGAACAAACCAAGGACTACTTACCTGATCTGGAAAGACCCATATATGACGGCAGGGTCCGATACCTTCATCCATTCGATGATGGAAAAATGCGGCTTCAACAACATTTTCGGATCAAGGCAGCGATACCCCGTCACCACGGTGGGAGAAATCAGGGAACTGGGTTGCGAACTACTACTGCTCTCATCGGAGCCCTATCCATTTGCTGAAAAACATATACTGGAATTGCAGGAACAATTGCCCGGAACAACCATCCTCCTGGTTAATGGGGAATATTTCAGTTGGTATGGCAGCAGGCTGCAGTGGGCGCCCTCCTATTTCAAGAAACTGCTCAACAGTCTCCCATAA